The sequence AAGGAGCACGTCGGCCGCTCGCGGGTCCCGCTGGGGCAGTTGGTCGGCCGCGACGTCGAGCTCGCTCACCTGCACGAGGCCTGGAATCACGCCCGGCACGGCACGCTGAGTGTTCCGGGGGTCTGCTTCAGCGGCGAGGCGGGCATGGGCAAGAGCCGGTTGGCCACCGCCGCAGCGGATCTGGCCGAGCAGTCCGGCAGGCCGGTGCTCGCCCTGATCGGATCGCCGTTTCACGCCGACGCCGGGCTCCACCCCGTTCGTACGCTGCTGGAACAGCGGGCCGGGATCGAGCGGACGACGGCACCGGCCGACCGGCTGCGGCTGCTCGAAGACGAGGTCGCCGCGCGCGGACTCGATCCGGTCGCGACGGTGCCGTTGCTGGCGGCCGCGTTGGAGATCCCGGCCGAAGGCGGCTATCAGCCCACCCGTGTCGAGGGCGCCAAGCTCTACGGGCAGATCATCGATGCCGTCGTCCGTTACCTGCTCGCCTGCGCAGGCCAGGGCCCGGCGGTCCTGTTGGCCGAAGATCTGCAGTGGTTCGACCCGTCGACGCGTGACGTGGTCGCCTCGCTGCTCGCAGCCGACCCGGGCACGCTGCTGGTGGTGTTGACCGCCCGCGAGCTCAGCTCGCTGCCGGACCTCCCCCAGCTCAAGGCCTTCGAGCTCGCACCGTTGACGGCAGCACAGACCGACGAGTTGATCACCGCGCTGAATCCCGCCTTGTCCGGCGCGGAACACACCGAGGTCCGGCGACGCTGCGACGGCGTGCCGCTGTACATCGAAGAGGTGGTCGCCAAGCTGCACGAGCAGCCGCACGACGCAGCGGGGTGGGCGCGGGTTCCGGACGCCCTGTATGAGCCGCTGTTCTCGCGGCTTCGGGCCAGCAGCAACACGATCCAGGTCGTCGAAGCGGCCGCCACCATCGGCCGGGAATTCGATCGGGCCATGCTCAAAGCCGTCCTGGACATGACCGAGGCCGATCTCGATGACGCCGTTGCGGCGCTGGTGGCCGCGCGGGTCTTCCAGCCGATAACCAAGGACTGCTGGCGTTTCCGACATGAACTGCTCCGCGAGGTCGCCTACGAGCTGCCGCCGCCGAGTGTCCGGCACCAACTGCACGGCCGGGTCGCCGACACCCTGGTCGGCGATTCGGACAATCCGGATTGGCATCTGGTCGCTCTGCACTACCGGGTGGCGGAGCGATTCGAGGCCGCCGCCGACGCCCACCAGAAGGCGGCGCATGACGCCCGGCAGCGCGGCGCCCTCGACGAGGCCCGCGTCTGCCTCACCCAGGCCATCGAGCAGCTGCGCCGAGCCCCGGTCGGAGCGTCCCGCGATCGCCGCGAAGTGCTGTGCCGGCTTCGGCGCGGCTTCCTCACCTCGGCCGTGGAGGGAACTGCCAGCCCCAAGGCCGCCAAGGACTTCGAACGCTGCCTGAAGCTCGGCGCCACCGACCCGCGCCAAGACGGCTTCCTGTCGACCATGACCGCGTTGTGGGCCTATTACCTGCCGCGAGGTGATCTGCGCCGCGCCCTGCGGGTGGCCGAGTACGCCCGATCGAAGCGACCCAACGAGCAGAAGTTGTTCGGGCCGACCAATGCCGCCGCATTCGGCATGGTCGCCTGGTTTCTCGGTGACTTCGGCAAAGCCCGGGCGCTGTTGGAGGAAGCCGTCGCGGCAATGAAAGACGCGCAGCTGCCCGATTTCGAATCCCTGTGGTTCATCCCCAGCGATGCGCTCGCGTCGATGCACATGCACCTGGCGATGGCGCGATTCATCCAAGGCGATCTTGCCGGCGCCGACGAGCAGTTCACCGAAACCGTCCGGCGGGCAAGGGATATCGGGTTTCCGCAGGGACCGTTCAGCCACTGCTATCAGCGGTTCACCGAAGTCTTCATGTGTATGGAAGCCGGCCTGCTCGACCGCGCCGGCGACGTGGTCGCAGCCCTGCGTGCGCAGGCCGAACGGCACGGCTTCGAGTACTGGACGATGATCGCCACCACTCAACAGGGTGCTATCGACGCATTGTCGGCGCTTTCGGGCCAGGACACCGGCCCTGACCGGCTGGCACCGCACATCGCGACCATGACCGCGCTCGGGGCGGCGCTGCGGACAGCCGAGGTCAAACTGTTCTCCACCTACTACGACGGCGTGCTGGCCCGGCTGCTGCTGGCCGCCGGCGACACCAGCAGGGCACGCGAATGCCTCGACGGCGCGCTGGCACTGGCCGACGAGACCGCGGTGAACTTCTACCGCGCCGAGTTGCTGCGATTGCGCTCTCACACCTCCGGGGACGCGCAGGCCCGCGCCACCGACCTGCACTGCGCCATCGAAACGGCACGCCGGCAGGCGGCGCACGTTTACGAACTGCAAGCGGCGATGGACCTGGTCGATCTGCAGGGCGATTCCGCACGCGAACTGCTGGCCGAGACGGTGGCACGCTTCCCAGCCGGCAGCGACTGGCCGCAGCTGGATCGAGCCAGAACGCTACTCGGGTGAATCGGCCGGGTGGCAAGGTAGCCATCCTCGGCGGCGGTATGGCGGGGCTGAGCGCCGCCTGGCGGCTGAGCGAACCCGGCTGGCGAGACCGCTTCGACTCCATCACCGTCTACCAGCGCGGTTGGCGTCTCGGCGGCAAAGGCGCTTCCAGCCGTGGCCGGCACGGCCGCATCGAAGAGCACGGCCTGCACATCTGGCTGGGCTCCTACCAGAACGCCTTCACTCTGCTTCGTGAGTGCTATGCCGAACTCGACCGGGCCACAACCGATCCGGCAGCGCCGATCAGCACCTGGGACCAGGCCCTGATTCCGGCGGACAACGTGGGGCTGGCCGACCGGGTCGGCAGCGATTGGTTGGTCTGGCTGGGCAGCTTCACCCGCACCGACGGACTGCCCGGCGACCCGGACGGCACCGGCCTGGAGATGACGGTGGTGGAATTCACCGTCCGGGCGCTGCGACTGGTCCGCGATTTCGCCGAATCCCTGCGCGGCACCGTCGTTCCCGGACTCACGTTGTCCATCCACCCGGACCCGCCGCCCACCGAGCGATGGATCGACGCGGTCATCGACGCGACGCTGGCAGCACTGCTTGCGCTGGGCGATCCGCAGACGGCCCGCAGCGGCCTGTCCGCGGTGATCGACGGCGCGGTGGCGGCGGCGCGCGCCGCGCTGGACTACGAGCGGCGGCCCGACCATCGACGGTCGTGGCTGCTGCTGTCTCTGATGACCGCGGTGATCCGCGGAATCCTTGCCGACCACCTGGTGACCGACCCACGCGGG is a genomic window of Mycolicibacter heraklionensis containing:
- a CDS encoding adenylate/guanylate cyclase domain-containing protein, encoding MSITDEPDEIDDLLDQAIQAANSGDRATASALAEQVLTVDTGNQDAEDLLCAPLAGSGELRRLTILFADVVNSTALSTRIEPEIYRTVIGRYRQQVDEIVNRYEGHVFSTKGDGLLAVFGHPSAHENDVRRAVQAGLDITREVDRLSDRVRARFGFDISVRVGVHRGMVYLDVAQDDVYGLGANLASRVSGLAPPGGVVVSAAVAPLVAGHFELEAQPAQPVKGIDEPVEHYRVVKEHVGRSRVPLGQLVGRDVELAHLHEAWNHARHGTLSVPGVCFSGEAGMGKSRLATAAADLAEQSGRPVLALIGSPFHADAGLHPVRTLLEQRAGIERTTAPADRLRLLEDEVAARGLDPVATVPLLAAALEIPAEGGYQPTRVEGAKLYGQIIDAVVRYLLACAGQGPAVLLAEDLQWFDPSTRDVVASLLAADPGTLLVVLTARELSSLPDLPQLKAFELAPLTAAQTDELITALNPALSGAEHTEVRRRCDGVPLYIEEVVAKLHEQPHDAAGWARVPDALYEPLFSRLRASSNTIQVVEAAATIGREFDRAMLKAVLDMTEADLDDAVAALVAARVFQPITKDCWRFRHELLREVAYELPPPSVRHQLHGRVADTLVGDSDNPDWHLVALHYRVAERFEAAADAHQKAAHDARQRGALDEARVCLTQAIEQLRRAPVGASRDRREVLCRLRRGFLTSAVEGTASPKAAKDFERCLKLGATDPRQDGFLSTMTALWAYYLPRGDLRRALRVAEYARSKRPNEQKLFGPTNAAAFGMVAWFLGDFGKARALLEEAVAAMKDAQLPDFESLWFIPSDALASMHMHLAMARFIQGDLAGADEQFTETVRRARDIGFPQGPFSHCYQRFTEVFMCMEAGLLDRAGDVVAALRAQAERHGFEYWTMIATTQQGAIDALSALSGQDTGPDRLAPHIATMTALGAALRTAEVKLFSTYYDGVLARLLLAAGDTSRARECLDGALALADETAVNFYRAELLRLRSHTSGDAQARATDLHCAIETARRQAAHVYELQAAMDLVDLQGDSARELLAETVARFPAGSDWPQLDRARTLLG